A region of Chitinophaga horti DNA encodes the following proteins:
- a CDS encoding RagB/SusD family nutrient uptake outer membrane protein, whose protein sequence is MKKIFISLLVTVIAASCSKSFLERDPINKRTTESFYKTPKDALEALSAVYDVLQLGGFDNIHLISEIASDNCFGGGGESDMSWKRWDRFENDINTNDGPWTKYYQGIYRANVLLANIGNVDWGTDSANKVRYTAEARFLRAYFYFDLVRMFGNIPLVTKPLDPTEYYQPQAKPEEVYKFIAEDLEYTIANLPATAYSAIPKADYGRVTRWAAQALLARVYLYYTGYYTQNDLAGVTTKAEVRGYLQELINTSGYGIIDSFPLLWQSAGANFVKEDNKETVFAIKFTHLGLKDWNKNDGNRMMVMIGIRNKVVAPYYKGWGAATVNPKLYAAYETGDTRRTGSIISINDENLSYPETFPQYTTYFWKKYMPMNDLKPEDVGGDFQIDNFYDYVVIRYADVLLMAAELELDGDLTKAQTYYNTVRDRAFRNITHRKPLTNDAAGKALIMQERRLELALEGLRYWDLLRQGVTVAKQAIDNPSSDAQFKVDFRAETKGLLQIPQKQINLSNGTLKQNDGWSL, encoded by the coding sequence ATGAAAAAGATATTCATTTCCCTGCTGGTAACCGTAATTGCCGCCTCGTGCAGCAAGAGTTTCCTGGAACGGGACCCGATCAACAAAAGAACTACCGAAAGCTTTTATAAAACACCAAAAGACGCGCTGGAAGCCTTAAGCGCCGTGTATGACGTACTGCAACTCGGTGGCTTCGACAACATTCACCTCATCTCCGAAATCGCCAGCGACAACTGTTTTGGCGGCGGCGGTGAGTCGGACATGTCGTGGAAACGGTGGGATCGATTCGAAAACGACATCAACACCAATGATGGCCCGTGGACGAAATACTACCAGGGCATTTACCGTGCAAACGTGCTGCTGGCCAATATCGGCAACGTAGACTGGGGCACCGACAGCGCCAACAAAGTGCGCTATACAGCCGAAGCCCGCTTCCTGCGTGCGTACTTTTACTTTGACCTGGTACGTATGTTCGGTAACATTCCGCTGGTGACCAAACCGCTGGACCCTACCGAATACTATCAGCCACAGGCCAAACCAGAAGAAGTATACAAATTCATTGCAGAAGACCTCGAGTACACCATCGCTAACCTGCCCGCTACCGCCTACAGCGCTATCCCCAAAGCCGATTACGGCCGCGTGACCCGCTGGGCAGCGCAGGCTTTACTGGCGCGCGTGTACCTCTATTATACCGGCTACTATACCCAAAACGACCTCGCGGGCGTAACGACCAAAGCCGAAGTGAGAGGCTATCTGCAGGAACTGATCAATACCAGCGGTTATGGCATTATTGATTCGTTCCCCTTACTATGGCAGTCAGCCGGTGCAAACTTCGTAAAAGAGGATAACAAAGAAACCGTATTCGCCATCAAGTTCACCCATCTTGGTTTGAAAGACTGGAACAAGAACGACGGCAACCGCATGATGGTGATGATCGGCATTCGTAACAAAGTAGTGGCGCCCTATTACAAAGGCTGGGGTGCGGCGACGGTGAATCCGAAACTGTATGCCGCCTATGAAACCGGCGATACCCGGAGGACAGGCAGCATCATCTCTATTAATGACGAAAACCTCTCCTACCCCGAAACCTTCCCGCAGTACACCACCTACTTCTGGAAGAAATACATGCCCATGAACGACCTGAAGCCCGAAGATGTGGGCGGCGATTTCCAGATCGATAACTTTTATGATTACGTCGTGATCCGTTATGCAGATGTGTTGCTCATGGCCGCAGAACTCGAACTCGACGGCGATCTCACGAAAGCGCAAACCTATTACAACACCGTGCGCGACCGTGCCTTCCGCAATATCACACATCGCAAACCGCTCACCAACGACGCCGCAGGCAAAGCGCTGATCATGCAGGAAAGGCGGCTGGAATTGGCGCTGGAAGGCCTTCGTTACTGGGACCTGTTACGCCAGGGCGTGACCGTGGCCAAGCAGGCGATTGACAATCCGAGCAGCGATGCACAGTTTAAAGTAGACTTCCGTGCCGAGACCAAAGGCCTGCTACAGATACCACAAAAGCAGATCAACCTGAGTAACGGCACCTTAAAACAAAACGACGGCTGGAGCCTGTAA